Proteins from one Parasteatoda tepidariorum isolate YZ-2023 chromosome 4, CAS_Ptep_4.0, whole genome shotgun sequence genomic window:
- the LOC107440318 gene encoding cyclin-D1-binding protein 1 homolog, which translates to MADGGISTDVKNIVQNLQGTLNIACDQLTGDLPVRDCTDFENETFWANFAAATNLVSHEATKFCVAFDSGGVTSIEECQCLVNKVENACLALLSVFFKFPVSRGKTLHKEIHLHVSSILNGMKNLCSAIINQSGHLQNVGNVWADCEAVESLPKNNIEAVIKLCREQHDMVQDASQELMNAIEEEESNNGVDLTLLTPLNGLRVPINPSWTDSDRNVLFPCSGLVKAAKACIKKVQKAISQRGNGNTQNCIDELDLVADIIKSSSLIADDLVLSLYPPMNHSVVRQHALMIRDNSKEILSFAKSCHFYSIADDVWIEFLGRAIDHNWVRISDMVLAD; encoded by the exons ATGGCAGATGGAGGAATATCTACTGATGTCAAAAACATTGTACAAAATCTTCAAGGAACTCTTAATATCGCTTGTGACCAATTAAcag gtgaCCTCCCTGTTCGTGACTGCACTGactttgaaaatgaaacattttgggCAAACTTtg ctGCAGCAACAAATTTGGTTTCCCATGAGGCCACTAAATTCTGTGTGGCTTTTGATTCAGGTGGAGTTACGTCAATTGAAGAATGTCAGTGTCTCgtaaataaagttgaaaatgcCTGTCTGGCTCTCCTTTcggttttcttcaaatttccgGTTTCTAGAG gtAAAACTTTACACaaagaaattcatttacatGTTTCAAGCATTTTAAATGGTATGAAAAACCTGTGTTCAGCAATTATTAACCAAAG cgGTCATTTACAAAATGTTGGTAATGTTTGGGCTGATTGTGAAGCTGTTGAAAGTCTTCCTAAAA ataacATTGAGGCAGTGATAAAATTATGTAGAGAGCAGCATGATATGGTTCAAGATGCTTCTCAAGAACTCATGAAT gcAATAGAAGAAGAAGAATCGAATAATGGTGTTGATTTGACTCTTCTGACACCTTTGAATGGTTTGAGGGTTCCAATCAATCCATCGTGGACAGACTCTGACAGAAATGTGCTCTTTCCATGTTCGGGTCTCGTGAAGGCTGCCAAAGCATGCATAAAGAAAGTTCAAAAAGCTATATCTCAGAGGGGGAATGGAAATACTCAAAATTGTATTGATGAACTCGATTTAGTTGCCGATATTATTAAATCAAGCAGCTTAATTGCTGATGACTTGGTCTTGTCTCTTTACCCTCCAATGAATCATTCTGTTGTTCGGCAACAC gcATTAATGATTAGAGATAATTCTAAAGAAATCTTATCATTTGCCAA GAGTTGCCATTTTTATTCCATAGCAGATGATGTGTGGATTGAATTTCTGGGAAGAGCTATTGACCATAATTGGGTTAGAATCAGTGATATGGTTCTCGCTGATTGA